The nucleotide sequence tctactctatactttttttttctttattttcttctactTAGTAGATTACAATGGAAGATCATAAGAGAATGGATCAATAATTAGTTATTTCTCACGTTAGTAATATTTATtatcttatgatatgattttatcaTCGACATATGAGACTATAAATATTCAAGCTTCATCTTAGATGTTTTCTTCTTGAATCAGAACGGTatgataattatcattttattattattattatttttcccttCCACTATTGTAAAAAAAAATCCATTACTATTCGTCATCACAGAATATATGAACTGTCAAGAGAGATAAACAAAAAATTTCGAATAGTTTTCCATTTAATATTGCAGGTAAAGAGTCTTTCAAGAAGATCAGCATGGGTCAATTTATGAGACATTTCAATAgtcttttcttttgtttattcTTGGAAGATGATTCCATCTGATATGCTAGAATTATTCTATATATGTTTCCATTGAATATATGCAATTAATTCTATAACAAAAGAAATTTCTTTTTCGTTGATGTTTATTTGGTCAGAAATACTCTTTTTGTTCTACAGATATGCACTGCATATCTGCTTAAGTACATGACATATTGCATTTATTAATCATGTCATGTTTCCTTGCACCTTCTTCTTGCTTGCATCCCTTTCACAAGATACCAGTTTCGTATCAGATCAGCATTGGCTGCATTCTAAAAAGGTTTCTTGCCAGCTTCTCCAATCCACTAGTCTTCGGAAGCTTGAACTGATCAAAGACCACCAACAAAAACATACAAAGAAACGTACGTGAAAAGCCAACCTTTTCAGCAGTTGAAATCCTACAAACCCACTGCGTCTTCCTCCTCCACGAAGCAACAAGATGAAGAGGGAGGGGAGGCAGCATGGCATGGTGAGGAGCTCCGCCTTCTTACCTGCGGAATCCGATCCGAGGCCTAATAACGCCAGGGTCCCCAACCACGTCGGCGCCCCTCCGGCCGCCGGGTTCTTTGCTAAGGCGCCGTCGCGGCCGACGAACCACTCCAAGTGCACCGCCAGGTGCCGCAGGGAGAGGTGCAAGGACTGCCATTTCAGTCCCGTGTCCAAGTCCAGGGACAAGGCCAAAGGAGCGCACAAGCTCCGGTCGTGCGATGTGGTGCTCAACCACCGGCTCGTGTTGTGGAGGGTGGTCGATGGCGGAAGATTGCTGAGCTCCAGAAAGATCTCCGCCAGCGAGATCGTTGACCATTTGTACGCTTCTAGTCAGCACGAAGGAGATGATTATGATGACCAGAACATGGAAGAAGGTGCAGGTTATGGCCATGGAGGACCTCTTTTGGAGGCTGTTGATCCAAAGGAGGGACACAGTGGTGCTAAATATGGAGAGACGGGGGAGAGCAGCACTGACAGTGATGAAGACAGTGAAATAGGTTTCCATATGATTGGAGTAACCCGGGAATACTCTGATGGAGAAGACTGGCTTGTGGTGGACGAGATCTGAACCTTCATAGTTTCTATGATCTACTCCATGGATTTCTTATCGTAATTGTACATGTAATCTGCCTGAACAAACAGTATTTGTGTTATATCATCATCTCTGAATAAACTATAATCGCTCTTCAATAAGATTGATTGTTCAGGTAAACTAATCTTCCTATTCAATAGCATTTAATTGTCTGTTGCgtgtttgtgtgtgtatatatatatatatatatatatatatatatatatatatatatatatatatatatatatatatatatatatgtatatgtatatatatatatatgtatatgtatatatatatatgtatatgtatatatatatatgtatatgtatatatatatatgtatatgtatgtatatatatgtatgtatatatatgtatatatatatatatgtatgtatgtatgtatatatatatatatatgtatgtatgtatgtatgtatatatatatacatatatatatacatacatatatagatatatatacatacatatatacatatatatatatatacatacatacatacatatatatatatatatatacatatatatatatataaacgctgTTATATATGGTTTATGCAGCCGTTATATATATTGTGTGTAGAAGGGGGCGgcattaatattcttcatgtcGAGCCTATCCTCCTTTGCGCATCCCTTGACCTCCATTCTTCAGCAGAAACGCGATTCCAACACGGATCACGATTCCTATAGTCGATCTCACCCCAGTGCAGACCACCTCCCCGTCGGCGCCAGCACTAGAGCAGTAGAAGACCAAGTCTGCTCCTTGCTTCGCTCCTGTGTCTCCTTCCCCCGCCTCACCCAAATCCATGCCCGCATCGTCCGCCACGCCATTTACTCTAGCAACCTCGTCGCCGCAAAGCTCGTCTCCGCCTGCTTCTCCCTCGACCGCCCGTCCTACGCCGACCGGGTCTTCGCCCATGTCCCCCGCTATGTTGGCCTCAGGTCACCACCGCGATGCCTTGCTCGTTTATCGCCGGATGCTCGACTGTGGTTGCCggcttgtcacggacttagctagttttgcctaagtcgtgcggcaccctcgcgcgtccatccgcaaaggtcaaccttcccgaagcctcccattgtcccttaggatcaacaaaagagagaacgggttaaagagaatgcctcaatcgggatccacaagcaaacatgtccgaaaaacacttcatagacaatgcaaattacaaacagactttacaagatctgaacagttacacaacaaagggtaaaatggtccattacagactaaaaatctctcgcacgtgtccacatgacacaacatttatttacaagcctaaagaggccaccaacctaactaaagtgggactcttaagccttcggccgcccctctgcatgctgtacaaggcatgaacatgccaaaagacacggacacacataagcattacatcgaacatcttgtttagaagtttgtctgtgacattctcccctacttattccttcgacgtcctcatcgaagcctttgtcgacactgcaactcttcgcttttgctaaatcttcaatcttctactccagctgcaatgcgcctcctggctcctaactgctctccgctgttgtttttgagtagtcgaacctttgatccgccatgctgctttaactcgccaatgactttgactatggtgtggggttggctgagtcgtgttgatccttgttgattcctacggatctcccagatgaaggaaaagaccatccttactgcgccagtctctcaaagattcctcatgctgcttgaactggttggatgcttgttggagctttaacgagcatcgtctcgcaaacttctgaagttttgggtccttcctccacaaaatctgctcattgactcttctttcagttagttgtcacatccaagtaggttcgcatcacttccgctttcgattggcatttcgttgggaaatgaagcggacaatctactctcagtagcactgatcaccgttggtgaggatttgacaactattgccttccattatcttcgaagggtctttgaacatgtgcagagctcctctgttggatagataagagaattggggtactcggtttcgctcatCCTCTTAAGAgtggagaaggcaaaggttacttgacttcgcccacctcctcgaggttgtacttcatgcatcgagctggttactggccttcgcctgctctttgctcacacttctgaagcacttggagtgtttgcactccttgcattgagttagctactgttattcaccttctcaatgccatcgaacttctggaatgcaggaagttttcaccccaacttggagtaattctctgatagatgaggtcgcctctgggattgtactgtcttctccatcaactctgtcgcctactccactgagtagcagcaccgcgtactgtctgcttcgttccttggtcgtgcactcttgtatgacccgaagtccttcacttacggctatcttgatgagaaacttgttgacaccggtcttacgaagtttattggcctctgcccttcagccttgtctcggtacttggagtctgcctctgcatgctccacctcctcggcccctttcacgaccaagcgctctccctccatgagagcaaggaatcaatgactttcacggaagtcccgcctatgcggtaccatagcgctgccatgcccatggccctactatccgtcgcctcgcatctgtatccattttcttcacaatcagtagatatgtctccgtggcgctcctctgagtccacctctattctaactgatgcttgattttgggtagctaagtccctctggactcgtcgtcgcttcctcgcccctttcaaccccctgcttcaacacctctttgttctccaagcagtccatttggtcgatggaaagacagactgcaactctcatgcatggcctctgccatcacattgtagggtttgcaccgattatgttctccttagcttccttggtagcaacgttcgcttactcggccttgtcctctgacttgtcgggctcccttaagtgaatataagctctggagcagtccaactctccagctgcttcgatcatacctctgcataatcaagtccctcccatgggactcactagtacttgcattcgaacttttcccttggtggaacacatcccccatatgctgatgaccaaggttttcatccgatgcaaaattcgatgcacgcccggaagatccgcctctgcggtaccatggccttcactccttgaatccatagcccttcttgccgtcgtgttgttcaccgaagtggagcttccagtaactcccgatcatacctccgtatgataaagtccctcacgggactttttgtgtgtatcgcattgccacgaaccgttccaccatgatccgctgcactatgtcgcctcctggtgacatctccattgcattctgatccttgtgggatgaactcgaattgtgaaccctccatgtgtggcctctgccaatacattgcagggtctcttccaccttcgattttgttcgctcctttggcaatcgaccttcatccacccactcttgggtcacacctagatgaagcaccgctctaggatagtccgtcgcctagtagctcccgaagtccaccgacttcgctgtaatttgtgcaccattgcttggatcctgggcctttgcccctaccagcacaatctccgctgcgcaccgcttccttcatggcaactagaatggcaacactgtggcatattcttcaagagtacccgcctctgcgtcctcttgccccgtgctaaggccttctgaacccaacttcgcctccgcaaattgagtcgccttagttcctccatcaaatgctcctctgagataaggtgcatttgcccagaagctcccttcgtctttggcaccatgcaagatgagtccgctccgtcaaaatgaaggacccatggaacaacatgatcctacccttgcctctgcaagagttcatgtctttgacctctgtctaaggaaagcactgtgcttctgctccatgttccaacttctctgctggctcccttcaggtggcttgggtacttcgccaagttacacccaagttgctccgctcctcgtttttgcattgagtcgatggtggccctcgcgtccaccattccatgggtcaaccctcccttgagtctgatcaccatatcgactctaagtgtgccttcattaaagttgcttcaggtcgctcccccacttgatctcgcaatgcatccaccaatgcattctctcgagcgagatcatgcggcaactcctcgctgcttgctcggtccattgagcttcgtggagttgttgtttatgaggtactcctcctcaacatgtgaagtccgtctcacatgattctccctctggagagccgagacttatccctcctggataactgtctcgttggagcaacatctctcttcatttcggagaccaccatccccttggactactccgatctgctgaacaaactgtgcattgttctgcctcttgcaaacgcacttgctagattgcggctccacgtcaatacagtcaccgctgcacccctcaaggcctagcaacatgctgaactcgttgcacacttcagcctcctccggacgtatccttcgcatgccgaagagaaagtttcaatgctccatggcgccgagtctcgaccgccttgggatagccacgaacattccatcgtccgcatacaagcccatgcatgagtaccgaattcttcgagttagcaattcccctcacctctgtgagctttgcacaactctttcggtcgatgagcaactcattccactttgcatggtctcgtcctttgccaagcacctcgcttgccttgagcaccatcaagtaaagttgtcaacgttgagccgtagctcaaactcagccatcccaacctttgtgcgctccgcattcttccaagcttgtatgTTCTCGTGgtacctcttgcgcgaagggttggccattcctctgaatgccaatgtcaggtgcccgctcctctgagcgactcttttccctacatctccatgcccgttttttcccccaaacggtcgcgcgtgtgctgactgccctcaacgcagccccgctaggtcccccacgtttgcatgctaagtgtttctatgagtgtttgtcccactctaataccatctgtcacggacttagttggttttgcctaagtcgtgcggtaccctcgcgcatccgtccgcaaaggtcagcctccccgaagcctcccattgtcccttaggaccaacaaaagagagaacgggttaaagagaacgcctcaatcgggatccacaagcaaacatgtccgaaaaacacttcatagacaatgcaaattacaaacagactttacaagctctgaacagttgcacaacaaagggtaaaatggt is from Musa acuminata AAA Group cultivar baxijiao chromosome BXJ1-6, Cavendish_Baxijiao_AAA, whole genome shotgun sequence and encodes:
- the LOC135677538 gene encoding uncharacterized protein LOC135677538, with product MKREGRQHGMVRSSAFLPAESDPRPNNARVPNHVGAPPAAGFFAKAPSRPTNHSKCTARCRRERCKDCHFSPVSKSRDKAKGAHKLRSCDVVLNHRLVLWRVVDGGRLLSSRKISASEIVDHLYASSQHEGDDYDDQNMEEGAGYGHGGPLLEAVDPKEGHSGAKYGETGESSTDSDEDSEIGFHMIGVTREYSDGEDWLVVDEI